A DNA window from Enoplosus armatus isolate fEnoArm2 chromosome 9, fEnoArm2.hap1, whole genome shotgun sequence contains the following coding sequences:
- the prss35 gene encoding inactive serine protease 35, translated as MGPIPLCVLFPVTVLAVVVVVIAAEENAVDDEYTWPQWKVPLVRKRRTVPLSSPNFSAHPQSELSGTCGIECQRRLPATSLDDLEQFLSYETVYENGTRTYTSVSVQGLNEVTAWSRNISSNSRHKREVYGTDTRFTISDKQFSTKYPFSTSVKISTGCSGVLVSPKHVLTAAHCIHDGKDYLDGVQKLRVGILKEKSRRGKGKGGQGKGKRRKGDKGKEEVQEKEENGGKGDRKGKGKGRKSRSRRSAESEKPSFRWTRVKQTQVPKGWFKGVSDGLAADYDYAVLELKRAPKVKHMDLGVIPSLKKLPAGRIHFSGFDDDRPGNLVYRFCSVSEESNDLLYQYCDAKPGSSGSGVYIRLKEPGKKKWKRKIIGVFSGHQWVDVNGNGMQQDYNVAVRITPLKYAQICYWVHGDSSECQVA; from the coding sequence ATGGGCCCCATACCCCTGTGTGTCTTGTTCCCGGTGACGGTGCtagctgtggtggtggtggttatAGCTGCTGAGGAAAATGCAGTCGATGACGAGTATACCTGGCCTCAGTGGAAGGTGCCTCTGGTAAGGAAAAGACGCACCGTGCCTCTCAGCAGCCCAAACTTCTCAGCCCATCCTCAGTCAGAGCTGAGTGGGACCTGTGGGATTGAGTGTCAGCGTCGCCTCCCTGCCACTTCTCTGGACGACCTGGAGCAGTTCCTGTCCTACGAGACGGTTTATGAGAATGGCACACGCACGTATACCTCAGTTTCTGTGCAGGGCCTCAACGAGGTGACTGCCTGGTCCAGAAACATCTCGTCTAACTCCCGCCACAAACGAGAGGTGTACGGCACAGATACCCGCTTCACTATCTCCGATAAGCAGTTTTCCACGAAATATCccttctccacctctgtgaAGATCTCTACAGGATGCTCTGGGGTTCTCGTGTCACCTAAACATGTGCTGACCGCTGCCCACTGCATCCATGACGGGAAGGATTATCTAGACGGGGTGCAGAAGCTGCGCGTTGGTATTCTAAAGGAGAAGTCCAGACGAGGCAAAGGGAAAGGAGGGCAAGGAAAGGGcaaaagaagaaagggagacaAAGGTAAAGAGGAAGtgcaggaaaaggaagagaatgGTGGGAAAGGGGACCGtaaaggaaaagggaaaggtAGAAAGAGCCGGAGTCGGCGAAGTGCAGAATCGGAGAAGCCTTCGTTTAGGTGGACCAGGGTCAAGCAGACCCAGGTGCCTAAGGGCTGGTTCAAAGGTGTGTCTGACGGACTGGCTGCGGATTATGACTATGCTGTTCTGGAGTTGAAGAGAGCCCCAAAAGTCAAGCACATGGATCTGGGTGTTATCCCCTCGCTCAAGAAGCTCCCTGCTGGGAGGATCCACTTCTCTGGCTTTGATGATGACCGGCCTGGCAATCTGGTGTACCGGTTCTGCTCCGTCTCTGAGGAGTCCAATGATTTGTTGTACCAATACTGCGATGCCAAACCGGGCTCCAGCGGCTCTGGGGTCTACATCCGCCTCAAAGAGCCTGGCAAGAAGAAGTGGAAGAGGAAGATCATTGGGGTTTTCTCTGGTCACCAGTGGGTGGATGTAAACGGGAACGGGATGCAGCAGGATTACAACGTGGCAGTGAGGATAACTCCTCTCAAATATGCCCAGATCTGCTACTGGGTCCATGGGGACTCGAGTGAGTGTCAGGTAGCCTAA